Sequence from the Catenuloplanes indicus genome:
GTCGCTGGCAAGGTCATCCGCGGAGATCACCGGGGAGATCGGCAGAGCGGGGGAACGATGCGGCCACGCCTGAAGGACGCGCTCCACCAGCGGGACGGCGCGGACCTGCGACTGGTCTACGACAGGCGCTTCCAGCTCCTGATCAACGATCCGGACGGTGCCGTCGAGCGGCTGGTGAGGCTGCTGGCCGAGGGCGGCCGCACCGTCGCGGAGCTGGCCGCGGCGCTGTCCGTGCCGGAGGCGGACGTGATCACCGCGATCGGCGCGCTGGACCGGCACGGGATGCTCGAGGACGGCGACCGGCTCGGCCGGTACGGGCCGGACGCGGCCGAGCGGCACCACAGCAACCTCGCGTTCTTCGAGTCGTTCGCCTCGCTGGCCACCAGCCGCGAGGACCTGCGGCAGAAGCTGGCCGGCGCGCACGTCCTGGTGCTCGGCACCGGCGGCCTGAACTCCAACGTCATCCCGCACCTGGCCGGTCTCGGCGTGGGCCGGCTGACACTGCTGGACCGTGACGTGGTCGAGACCCGCAACTTCGCCCGCCAGTTCCTCTACCGCTGGGACGACCGCGGCGCCCGCAAGGTCGAACGCGCCGGCGCCTGGGTGCGCGCGTTCGACCCGCGAATCGAGGTGCACACCGTCGACGGCGAGGTCGACGGCCCGGAACGCGTCGCCGAACTACTCGACCGGTACGCCCCGGACGTGGTCGCGTCCGGCATCGACCGGCCCGGCGACGTCGACCGGTGGGTCAACGCCGCCTGCGTCCCGCGCGGCGTGCCGTGGGTGCGCGGCGGCATGTGGGTCACCCAGGGCGTGGTCTACTCCGTCGACGCACGCCGCGGCGCCTGCCTGGAGTGTTTCCCGCCCGGCGCGGACGGGTCGGTGCCCGGCGAGGAGAACGATCCGGACGCCGCGCATCTGCGCGCGGCCCGGCTGCTCTACCGCAGCCGTCCCTCGGTCAACCGCGGCATCGGCCCGGTCGCCGGGCTGCTCGGCGCGTACGCCGCGTTCGAGGTGCTGCGCTACCTGACCGGTTTCGAGCCGCCCGCCTACGCGGGCCGGCCACTACTGATCGACTTCGCCGACGGCTGCACCACCAGCCGCGTCGACTGGCCGCGCGACCCGGACTGCCCGGTCTGCGGCGGCTCCCCCGGCTCCGTCGCCGTGACCGGCGGCGACGGCATCGCGCCGATACGGGAGGAGGTGACCACACCATGACGATCGAGATCCGTCGCATCGAGGACGCTCGCCTGACCAGCCAGCCCAGCGACTCCTGAGCACGCCCGTCGCACGACGAGGAAGGGACCGGCCCGGCATGCATCACGACCGCCTCGTGGTCACCCACGACGGATCCGCGTACGTGCTGGGCCGGCCCGACCTCGGCGTCTACGTCGCGGTCCCGGAGCCCGGGGCCGTGTTCGTCCGCACGCTGCAGGAGACCGGGTCGGTCGAGGACGCGACCGCCCGGGCCTCCGAGGTCGCCGGCGAGCCGGTCGACGGCGCCGCGTTCCTGGAGGGCCTGGCCGGGGCCGGGCTGCTGGACCCGCCGCAGGTCACGCGGGGCAGGTGGATCGCGGGTGTCGACCCGGCCGTCGTAGCGCCGCTGTTCGGCCCGGTCGCCTGGTGCGTCTACGGCCTGGCGGCGGTGACCGCGATCGGGCTGCTGATCGCCCGGCCGGAGTTGCGCCCGTCGTTCGCGGACGCGCTTTTCCTGCCCGACCCGGTGCTGTCCACACTGATCTTCCTGGTGATGGGTCACCTGGTGGTGGCGATGCACGAGACGTGGCACTGGCTGGCCGGCCGCGCCGCCGGCGTCCCGGCCGCGTTCCGGGTCAGCTACCGCGGCTTCTACCTGGTCTTCGAGACCGATCTGAGTCACCTGAACGCGCTGCCGCGCCGCAGCCGGTACGGGCCGTTCCTGGCCGGGATGGCGCTCGACGCCACCGTGCTCGCGGTCGCGCTGCTGCTGCGGCTGGCCCACCACACCGAGCTGCTCATGCTCGCCCCGCTGGCCGACCGGCTGCTCGCCGCGCTGGTCCTGATCACGGTGTACGCGCTGGTCTGGCAGTGCGCGGGCGTGTTCCTGCGCACCGACGCCTACGCGGTGCTGGCCAACGCGCTGCGCTGCCACAACCTCTACCGGGCCACCCAGCTCGTCACCAAGCGGCGGCTGTGGCGGCTGACCGCGGACGAGGCCGCGGAGCTGGCGGCCGTCAGCGCGCACGATCACCGGGTGGCGCGCTGGTTCGGGATCGTCCACCTGGCCGGCGGCGCGGTCCTCGGCTGGGCGCTCGTCACGCTGGTACTGCCGTACCTGGTGACGATGAGCGGCTGGCTGCTGACGAATCTGCGCGATCCGGACCCGGCGGGCCTGCCGTTCTGGGAATCGATCGCGGTGCTGCTCATCCTGCTGTTGCAGTGGGCCGGGCCGCCGCTGCTGGCCGTGCGGGAGCGCCGGATGCGACGCGCCGGCGCCCTGCACTGACTGGCACCGGACGTTTACCTTGAGGACTTCGTCGATACGGGGTCCATAAGGGAGACGATGTGCGCTTTGCGGTGCTCGGACCACTTCTGATCACAGGACCGGCCGGGCAGCCGGTCGTCGTCGCACGGCCGCAGCAGCGGACGGTGCTGCACGTGCTGCTCGCCAGGGCCGGTGCGGCCGTGCCGCCGGACACGCTGGCGGGCGCGCTGTGGGGGCCCGCGGCCGGGCGGCGCGCACCAGGCGCGCTGCGCGTGCTGGTCCACCATCTGCGCCGGGTGCTCGGCGCGGACCGGATCGTGCGGGAACCGGGCGGGTTCGTGCTCCGGGTCGCGGACGGTGAGCTGGACGCGCACGAGTTCCTGGCGCTGCTCGACGAGGCCGGAGGCGGTGAGCCGGAACGGGCCCGCGGGTTGTTGCGGCGGGCGCTGGGATTGTGGCGAGGAGCGGCCTTTCAGGACGACGACTCCGGGGACCCGGTCCGGGCGGTGGCGGCGCGGCTGACGGAGCGCCGGCTGACCGCGTACGAGGACCTGTTCGACCTGGAGCTGCGGCGTGGCGCGTACCGGCAGGTGTGCGCGGAGACGCTGGCGGTGGTGCGCGAGCATCCGCTGCGGGAGCAGTTGGTGGCGCAGGCGATGACGGCGCTGGCCGGCAGCGAGCGGACCGCGGAGGCGCTGCAGCTGTACGAACGGACCCGGCTGCTGCTGGCGGAGGAGCTGGGCACAGACCCGGGAGCCCGGCTGCGGGACCTGTACGCCGAGCTGCTGGCCCCGTCCCGCACACACCTGGGCATGCCCGCCACGGACGTCCCACCGGAACGAGACCCGCACACCGGGTGCCGGATCGTACCGGCGCAGCTGCCGCCGAGCACCGCGCACTTCACCGCGCGCGGCGCGGAGGTGGCCCGGCTGAGCGCGCGGCTGCGGGCCGCCGGTGCCGGGCCGGTGCGGTGCGGGGTGGCCGGGATGGGTGGGATCGGCAAGACGGCACTGGCCGTGGAGGCGAGCCGGCGCGTCGCCGCCGCGTTCCCGGACGGGCAGCTCTTCGTCGATCTGCGTGGCGGCGAGCCGGAGCCGGCCGACCCGGGCCGGGTCCTCGGCGCGTTCCTGCGGGCGCTCGGTGTGGCCTCGTCCGCGGTACCGGCCGGTGCGGAGGAGCGGGCGGCGCTGTTCCGCAGCCGGGTCGCGGACCTGCGGATCCTGGTGGTGCTCGACAACGCGGCAGGTGAGGCGCAGGTTCATCCGCTGCTGCCGGCCGGGCCCGGCTGCGCCGTGCTGATCACCTCGCGGGCCCGGATGACGGCACTGGACGGCGTCGACTGGACCGACCTCGGCCTGCTCGACCCCGCCGACGGCGCCCGGCTGCTGCACGCGGTCGCCGGCCGTGGCACGGACGAGCCGGCCGCGACCGCGGAGGTCGTCGACCTGTGCGGCCGGCTGCCGCTGGCGATCCGGATCGCCGGCGCCCGGGTGCTCGGCCGTCCGCACTGGGACGTCGCACGGCTGGCCGACGCGCTGCGCGACGAGCGTGGCCGGCTGGACGAGCTGACCGTCGGTGATCTGGCCGTGCGTGGCTCGCTGCGGCTGAGCTACCAGGCGCTGCCGGACGACGCGGCCCGGTTGCTGCGCCGGCTGGGCCTGCTCGGCGGCGACGACCTGAACGCGTGGGTCGCCGCGACGCTGCTGGACACGCCGATCGCGGAGGCGGAACGACTTCTCGACCTGCTGGTCGACGCGCAGCTGGTGCGGATCACCGGCGCCGGACCCGGATCACATCTCCGGTACGGGCTGCACGACCTGGTCCGGCTCTACGCCCGCGAGCGTGCGGATGCCGAGGAGAGCACCGCCGGCCGGGAGGCTGCGCTGGCACGGACCTGGACCACACTGGCGGACATCGCCACCGAGGCCGACCGGCGCGCGCCGCTGCGGGTGCTGACCGCGGTCGCCGCCGTCACCGGCGCCGCGCCGCCGGACGAGCCGTGGATCGACGCGCTGCTGGCCGACCCCGCAGCCTGGTACGACGCGGAACGCAACCGGCTGATCGAGGGCGCGCACACCGCGTCGGGCGAGGCCGCCTGGCGGATCCCGGCCGCGTCGATGCTGGAGTTCCAGACCCGCGGCCTGTTCCGCGACTGGCGTGACACGCACCGGCTCGGGCTGCGGGCGGCGGTCGCCGCCGGCGACCTCACCGCCCGGGCGCTGATGCACCGCAACCTCGCCCAGCTGGAGATCTTCGGCGGTGACGGTGACTGGCAGCGGGGCGCCACCGAGGCACAGGCGGCGCTGGAACTGTTCCGGCACGCCGGGATCCCGCTCGGCGAGGCCGACGCACTGCTCCTGCTCTCCGCGGCCGCACTGCGGCAGGGTGACCTCGGTACGGCGCTGCCACCGGCGCGGGAAGGGCTGCGGATCGCACGGGCCGCGGGCGACCGGCGGGCCGAGGCGAATCTGCTGCACCAGGTCGGCTGGATCCACCGGATGAGCGGTGACCTGGACACCGCACGGGAACGGCTCGGCGAGGGCCTGCGGCTGGCCGGGGACGGCGGCTTCACCCGGCTGCTGATCTGGCTGTCGATCGCGGTCGGCATCGTGCACCGCGATCGCGACGACCTGGTCGCGGCGGATCATCACCTTCGGCAGGCGCTGACCGCCGCGCGCGAGGCCCGCCTCGACGGTGACACCGCCAGCATCCTCACCCATCTCGCCGCGCTCCGACGGCGGCGCGGCGACCCGGCCGGCGCACGCGCGACCGCCGAGGAGAGCCTGCGGCTGTGCCGCGCCGTCGGACTGGTCTTCAACGAGGCCCAGACGCTGATCACGCTCGGTGAGATCGCCATCGACCTCGGCGACGGCACCCACGCCCACGGACTTCTCACCGCCGGCCGCGACCGGATGGAGCGACTCTCCTCCGTCCACGGCCGGGCCCAGGCCTGGAGGGCCCTCGGCGACGCCGAGTCCCTGCGCGGCCGTCCGGACGCGGCCCGCGACGCCCGCGTCGAGGCGCGACGCCTGTTCCACCGGGCCGGCGACGCCGCGGCGGCCGGCGCGCTCGACTCCCTGCTCACCGGCCCGCCCGGTACGGACGACGCTCGCGGTCCACAGGATCCCGGACACACCGTGCCGGAGGACGGACGGGGAACCCGCCACAGCGATCCTGACGAATATCGAACCCGTCACGCACCTGGTTAGAGTTCCTGTCGACGTGGGAGCCGGAGCGAGGCGCGGCCCCGTCTCCCACGTCGACACAGGCTCTGGCCGAGCCGGACCGTCCTCGACGTTGCTGGGGCACCGGCCGGGCGACGATGTCAGGCTGCGGCACCCCGGCGCCCCCAGCGGTCGTCGGTGATGGTGAGCAGTGCCCACAGCCGGTTCGGGATGAGCAGAGCGGCGTGCAGCACCCCGTACAGCGCGAAGCGGGTGAACCGCAGGTCGCGAGTACGCCAGACGCCGTATCCGCAGTACGCCACCGCCGCCCCCGCGTATCCGGCGAGGTACCACGGCAGGCCGGAGGTACCGGCCAGCGCGGCGTGCAGTACCACCAGTAGCGCCGACGAACCGAGCAGCAACGGCGCGCACACCTGCATGGCCGCGTCCAGGACCAGGTACGCACCGAGTCTGGGCAGCTGTCCGGCGATGCCGAGCGTGTCGCGGTAGGTGCACCGGTTCCACCGCAGCTGCTGACGCAGGAACGGCCGGATGCGGTCCGGCGCCGTGGTGACCGCCCGGGCGCGGGCCGCATAGACGGTACGGCTGCCGACCTGCAGGATCAGGTTGGTCAGGTAGCGGTCCTCGCCGTAGGTGCTGCGCCGGCCCAGGAACCGCTGGTTCACATAGTCGTCGAGGACCTTCTCCAGCACCGAGCGCCGGTACGCGGAGAACGGCCCGGAGCAGCACAGCACCGCGCCGAACAGGGACTGGGCGGCGCGTTCCTGGTTACAGGCGTACCAGTAGCGCACGTCGATCAGCCGGGTCAGCCAGTTCTCGTCGCGATTCGCGGCCGTCATCTCGCCCATGGCGGCGCCGACGTTCGGCTCGTCCAGGGCGCCGACGATGTGCCGGATACCGTCCGGCGCGATCATGGTGTCCGAGTCGACGGCGACGATGACGTCACCGTCGGTCTCGTTGATCACATGGACCTGTGCGTACCGTTTGCCTCTGTTGCGCGGCAGTAGGAACACATGGAATCCGCGGTCGAGCCGGAAGCGCTCGAAGACCGGCAGCAGTGCGGCGCGGTTGGGTGAGCCGTCGTCCACCACGTGCACGGCCAGACGACCCGGGTAGTCCTGCGCGGCGAGCGACTCGAGGCACGCGGCAAGCGTCGCCGGTTTCTCGTTGAAGCACGGGACGATCACGTCGACGGCCGGGTACAGCCGTTCCGACCCGCGCGCGGGTGTGTGCCGCCGAGCGCGCTCCGCGAACGCGACCTGCAGGGTCAGGTAGCCGAGCACGGCCACCAAATAGGTGCCGAAGACGAGCGGCAGGGCCACGTCGAGCGCCCCGGCGACATTGGACACGGTGATCTCCTTGTCTGACCGTCACCAGCCGGCGGCCACAGCGGCGACCAAGCTGTCCTTGTGTGTGATGGAGACGCTGATCGCACGGATGCCGGCCCTGGTGGCCGCAGCGGCGGCACTGGCCACCAACTCCACCTCCGGTGCTCCGCCCGTGCCCCGTGGCAGGCGGATGTCACGTGGTAGGACGCCCTGGAACAGGCCGGTGCCCAGGACCTTGAGTACGGCCTCCTTGGCCGCGAACCGGGCGGCCAGGTACTCACGCCGGCGGCTCGCGGCCATCGTGCCGGCCTGGGACCGCTCCTGCGGTGCGTACACGTAGTTCATGAACCAGGCCCGTTCGGTGAGCTGGTCCAGCTCGGACAGCGCCAGCAGGTCGAGGCCCAGGCGCAGTGCCGGTGGGTCCGGGGGCCTGCCGGTCACGCCGCTCGTTCCGGGAAGAACGTGCCCTTGAGCAGGCCCTGAAAGATCGACTGCCGGTGTACGTTCGTGGTGCCCTCCATGTACTCGAAGCCGCGTACGTCCCGGCTGGCCTTGGCGAGCCACGGGTGCTCCAGCAGCGACCCGGGGCCGAGCAGGTCCACGGCGAGCATCGTGGCCTCCGCGCCGACGTGGCCGGCACGCATCTTCACGGCGCCCACCCGGTGCGCGTTCACCACGCCCGCGTCGATGTCCGCGGCGACCTCGTACACCAGCCGGCGGACGGCGCCGATACGGTGACGCATGGCCTCGAGCCGGGCCCGCTGCCCCGCCGGCAGGTGCGGTCGCTGCCGGGCCGCATAGTCACACGCCGCCTCGCCCACGCCGAGAGCCATTCCGGCGATGGTGGGCCGACAGCGCAGCAGGGTCGTCATGGCGCCGTGGAAGCCGCGCCGGCTGGGTGGCCGGTCGAGCCCGAGGACCTGTGCCGGCGCGACGCGTACGCCGTCGAACCGGAGGTGGCTCAGCCGCGCGCCGCGCAGGCCGACGGTGGGCAGCAGCTCACCGCGGAAGCCCGGGTCCGACGTGTCGGCCAGCACCGCCTCGATGCCCCACGGCCCGGGTGCCCGGCGGCAGAACACCACCCCCAGCTGCGCGCGGGCGCCGTTGCCGACGAAGCGCTTGGCGCCGTTGAGCAGCCAGCCGTCGCCGTCCGGGGCGCGGTCGAGCCGGGTCTCCAGCTCCAGCACGGCGCTGCCCTTGTTCGGCTCGGTGAGCGCGAAGAAGGTCCACGTCGGGCCGGCCATCCGGGCGAAGTAGTCCGCACACTGCGCTTCGCTGCCCAGGGCGGCAACCGCGGCGCCGGACAGGGACGGGCCGGGGCCGGCCAGCACCAGACCGGGATCACCGTACGAGACGGCCTCCAGCACCACCGTCCATTCCAGGCAGGACGTGCCGGTGAGCGTCACACCGTCCAGGTCCGGCGTCTCGTACTGGTAGCGCTGCGGGGTAGCCGCCGCGCGCAGTACCGCCACGGCGGGCAGGTCCAGCAGGGTGACGATGGCGTCGGGGTCACGTTCTATCGCCGCACCCGCCGCCCGGATGTCCGGCGCCATGTCGCGACAGTGGCGCAGCACCGTGGTCAACCGGGCGTCGAGCAGATCCGTGCCGAGTGGCGGGCCGGCGGTGGTCAGGTCAGGCATCCTGATTCTCCGTTCCGGGATGCAGGTAGACATTGCTGGTCACTTCGGCCAGGAACAGGTCCACCGCGGGACCGTCCGCCAGGAAGCCGCGCGCGCCGAACAGGTCGAGCAGGCGCCGGCCGGTGGCGATCAGCCGTTGACTGATCAGCCAGTCCTTGGCCACGCCCGGCGGCCCCGGCATGAGGTACATCTGCTCGCACTCCCGGATCTCGGCGGCCGCGTCCGCGAGCGCTCCCTGGATCAGCTGCCGCGACAGCAGGCTCGTACCGTCGGCGGTGCGGCCGTCCAGGGTCGCCATCGCCTTGGTGACGGTGTCCCGCAGCAACGCCGTGTGCAGGCGCAGCAGGCCGAGCCGGAACTGCCCGGCGGCCGGCTCGGTGTCCTGGCCGGCGGTGGCCCAGGCAGCGCCGAACCTGGACAGGTCACCGTCGACGAGCGGCAGCGCCGCCGACGACGCGACGACGTGGCCGCCCGCGGAGGCGACCAGCCGCCCCGGTGCCGTGGCCTCGTGCAGGGCGTCGAGTGACGCCGGGTAGCCGATGGAGCTGTCCGCCATGGGATGCCTCCTCTATGGGTGGGAGT
This genomic interval carries:
- a CDS encoding HesA/MoeB/ThiF family protein; its protein translation is MRPRLKDALHQRDGADLRLVYDRRFQLLINDPDGAVERLVRLLAEGGRTVAELAAALSVPEADVITAIGALDRHGMLEDGDRLGRYGPDAAERHHSNLAFFESFASLATSREDLRQKLAGAHVLVLGTGGLNSNVIPHLAGLGVGRLTLLDRDVVETRNFARQFLYRWDDRGARKVERAGAWVRAFDPRIEVHTVDGEVDGPERVAELLDRYAPDVVASGIDRPGDVDRWVNAACVPRGVPWVRGGMWVTQGVVYSVDARRGACLECFPPGADGSVPGEENDPDAAHLRAARLLYRSRPSVNRGIGPVAGLLGAYAAFEVLRYLTGFEPPAYAGRPLLIDFADGCTTSRVDWPRDPDCPVCGGSPGSVAVTGGDGIAPIREEVTTP
- a CDS encoding AfsR/SARP family transcriptional regulator, whose amino-acid sequence is MLGPLLITGPAGQPVVVARPQQRTVLHVLLARAGAAVPPDTLAGALWGPAAGRRAPGALRVLVHHLRRVLGADRIVREPGGFVLRVADGELDAHEFLALLDEAGGGEPERARGLLRRALGLWRGAAFQDDDSGDPVRAVAARLTERRLTAYEDLFDLELRRGAYRQVCAETLAVVREHPLREQLVAQAMTALAGSERTAEALQLYERTRLLLAEELGTDPGARLRDLYAELLAPSRTHLGMPATDVPPERDPHTGCRIVPAQLPPSTAHFTARGAEVARLSARLRAAGAGPVRCGVAGMGGIGKTALAVEASRRVAAAFPDGQLFVDLRGGEPEPADPGRVLGAFLRALGVASSAVPAGAEERAALFRSRVADLRILVVLDNAAGEAQVHPLLPAGPGCAVLITSRARMTALDGVDWTDLGLLDPADGARLLHAVAGRGTDEPAATAEVVDLCGRLPLAIRIAGARVLGRPHWDVARLADALRDERGRLDELTVGDLAVRGSLRLSYQALPDDAARLLRRLGLLGGDDLNAWVAATLLDTPIAEAERLLDLLVDAQLVRITGAGPGSHLRYGLHDLVRLYARERADAEESTAGREAALARTWTTLADIATEADRRAPLRVLTAVAAVTGAAPPDEPWIDALLADPAAWYDAERNRLIEGAHTASGEAAWRIPAASMLEFQTRGLFRDWRDTHRLGLRAAVAAGDLTARALMHRNLAQLEIFGGDGDWQRGATEAQAALELFRHAGIPLGEADALLLLSAAALRQGDLGTALPPAREGLRIARAAGDRRAEANLLHQVGWIHRMSGDLDTARERLGEGLRLAGDGGFTRLLIWLSIAVGIVHRDRDDLVAADHHLRQALTAAREARLDGDTASILTHLAALRRRRGDPAGARATAEESLRLCRAVGLVFNEAQTLITLGEIAIDLGDGTHAHGLLTAGRDRMERLSSVHGRAQAWRALGDAESLRGRPDAARDARVEARRLFHRAGDAAAAGALDSLLTGPPGTDDARGPQDPGHTVPEDGRGTRHSDPDEYRTRHAPG
- a CDS encoding glycosyltransferase family 2 protein, which codes for MSNVAGALDVALPLVFGTYLVAVLGYLTLQVAFAERARRHTPARGSERLYPAVDVIVPCFNEKPATLAACLESLAAQDYPGRLAVHVVDDGSPNRAALLPVFERFRLDRGFHVFLLPRNRGKRYAQVHVINETDGDVIVAVDSDTMIAPDGIRHIVGALDEPNVGAAMGEMTAANRDENWLTRLIDVRYWYACNQERAAQSLFGAVLCCSGPFSAYRRSVLEKVLDDYVNQRFLGRRSTYGEDRYLTNLILQVGSRTVYAARARAVTTAPDRIRPFLRQQLRWNRCTYRDTLGIAGQLPRLGAYLVLDAAMQVCAPLLLGSSALLVVLHAALAGTSGLPWYLAGYAGAAVAYCGYGVWRTRDLRFTRFALYGVLHAALLIPNRLWALLTITDDRWGRRGAAA
- a CDS encoding holo-ACP synthase; the encoded protein is MTGRPPDPPALRLGLDLLALSELDQLTERAWFMNYVYAPQERSQAGTMAASRRREYLAARFAAKEAVLKVLGTGLFQGVLPRDIRLPRGTGGAPEVELVASAAAAATRAGIRAISVSITHKDSLVAAVAAGW
- a CDS encoding acyl-CoA dehydrogenase family protein gives rise to the protein MPDLTTAGPPLGTDLLDARLTTVLRHCRDMAPDIRAAGAAIERDPDAIVTLLDLPAVAVLRAAATPQRYQYETPDLDGVTLTGTSCLEWTVVLEAVSYGDPGLVLAGPGPSLSGAAVAALGSEAQCADYFARMAGPTWTFFALTEPNKGSAVLELETRLDRAPDGDGWLLNGAKRFVGNGARAQLGVVFCRRAPGPWGIEAVLADTSDPGFRGELLPTVGLRGARLSHLRFDGVRVAPAQVLGLDRPPSRRGFHGAMTTLLRCRPTIAGMALGVGEAACDYAARQRPHLPAGQRARLEAMRHRIGAVRRLVYEVAADIDAGVVNAHRVGAVKMRAGHVGAEATMLAVDLLGPGSLLEHPWLAKASRDVRGFEYMEGTTNVHRQSIFQGLLKGTFFPERAA